The genomic DNA GGTCAATCTGACCCTCGGCAGAACTCGAGACATCATTAGCGTGCGTTACAAGAAACCGTAAATCGCGGAGTTGAAGAAGAACACTCGACTTTGGTTGGAGGATCTGTCATGAAAATTGAATTCCAATGTGATCACTGCGGTCGCCAATACCGTGTCACGGAAAACATGAATGGCAAACGCATTCGGTGTAAGGAATGCAAGCACTCAATCCTGGTCGGGAAAGAGGCTTCGTCTGAGGGGAAGCAGCAGCAGCAGCAGCAGCAGCAGCAGAAAGATTCGTCGAGCGGGAGTCTCATTTTTCGTTTTCTGGTTGCAGTTTGTGTGTTGATGTTTGTCGGTGTCTCATACACGATCTGGCATCTTGAGACCGAAAAGCAGAAGCTGGCAGAAGCTGAGCAGCAAAAACAAGACGAAATCCAACAGACTCCTTCAAATTCTGATGGGACCATCGCTGCAACAGATGATTCGACTGAAGTTCAGGATTCGATTGACGCTTCGAACCCTGCCCTGCCCGTCATTGAAACCGCTGACGCGATTCCAGAGCCAGAGCTTCAGAGACTGGAAGAGATCAACCGTGTGAAACCGGTCCCGGTCGATTGGCAGGAAATCCTCGCAACCGTGAATGCCCCGGATTTCGACCGCTTTGGGAAACAACTTGCCACCACAGAAGCTGTTGTTGAAGTCACTTGCCCTCCCGACACGACGATTCAAATTGGTTCACTGGTGACTCACGATTCAGCTTCGATGACGATTCCAAATCTCGCTCCAAGAGCAATTTCGAAACGAACACTCAAGGTGAAATTTGCAGATGGGGCAACAGCCTCGCGAGATGTGTATGTGCAGGCTGGGCGTGTGACTCGATTGTCAGTTTCGCCTGCGGACTCTCAGAGACCGCAATCAATCGCAGCAGCCAAGAAGCACTCCTCCAAGATTGAGCACGTGGAATATTCCAGCGACGGGACCGCCTTGCTGACAAAGAGTCACCAGGAAGTCATTCTCTGGGATGTTTCCAGTGGTCACCAAATGTGGACCTATATTCCGCCCAAAGACTCACATGCGTCATTCCAAATCGCGACCTTCACAGCAGATGGAGAGAGCGTTGTCACCAAAGAAAAAAGATACCTTGGTCCGCTCCCCCCTGATCAGCAGTCTAAAAAGACTCGAGGCCGAGGCCCTGCCGCGATAAGGCGTCAACTTGTTCACCGATTAACACGGTGGTCTCTTGAATCTGGTGAGTCATTGGAGAGTAAAGAGATATCAGGGGTGTCTGAGCGAAAAGTACAAATCAAAAATGAGTTGGCTTTGATGAAACAAATGGCCGACATGTTGCGGGGCAAACAGTCGTCAAATCATTTTCCGGTGAACGACTCGCTACGGATCGCTGGAGGGAAACTGTTTGGCTGGCGTCCGAGAGTTGGAGCGGGCGATCCCTATTCTCTCATTGACCTGGGAACAGGCGAAGCAGTCGTCGATGTTCCGATTACGAGAGAGATGGAAACTCATCGATGGGGGCCTTGGTTCTTAAGTTCACAAGCAGACAAACTCTTACTGGGGCTCGACTATCAATCGCGCGATGAGGAATGTGCGCTCTTTGAATTGAACGGCGAAACAGAACCTCAAAATATTTCAAAAGATCGCGACGATCTCACAGCAGCGCTCTTTGCACCTGATGGATCCTGGTTAGTCATGACCGAGGAAGACGCCACGAGAATCATCGATGCCACAACTTATCAGCAGAAACATCTTCTGTTAGGGGATTATTCAATCCAACATTTAACCGGTTCTCCTGTCACAATGGCTGTCAGTGGAGATTCACAGTATTTAGCAGCTTCCGTGAAATGGACCACGTATCGATCACGTGTGAGCACTGACAGTCATGCTGCTATTTTTATCTGGGCTCCAAAACAGGGAGAGCTGGTCCGTCGTATCGACTTACCCGGTGAAACATCTCTGCTCACGTTTTCCCCCGATAATTCTCAGCTCTGCGCAGTGACCGGAGAGAAGATTATTCTGATTCCTTTGGAGTCGGCTGGCGAGCGAATCAACGCAATTGTACTTGAAGAAGATCTTCTTCCCGAGTCCCAAGTTGTTTTTGACAGTGACGAAAAGAGCTATCAAGTGCTTGGCGCACTGGCTGACTCAGATCATCCAGAATTGTGCGAAGGGATCACAGTACAAGGTGCCAAAGGGGCGCGAGGAGATCGCTATGATCCGATTTTCCATCGTCTCGTGAAAGGAAAGATCGAAGCGGAAAAACAAGAGGGGGAAGTAACTTCAATCTCCGCCAGTCCAGACGGAAAATGGATTGTCACCGGCTTGTCTCAAAATAGTCAATACAGTTCTGGCGGACAGCCATTGGCTGTTGTTTACGATCGAAGAACTCTACGAAAACATCGACAACTCAAAATTGGAATTGGTGCGAATCAAAGGTATACAAAAACGAGATTTACCAAGTCTGGATTGCTGATGACAGCAACGACGGCTGATGATCAAGTTCACTTTAGTGTCTGGGACCCTGGCACAGGGAAGCAACTCCGAAAGTCTGTTTGTGTCCAGAAAGGTTTTTGGATTAGTAAGACTGCGATCTCGCCGGACGGTCGTTTCGTTGCAGCCTCTTGCGGCCCGGTGGCGATTCTCTGGGACGCCAGTTCTGGTCAGGAACTCGCCCGTTTTCCAGCAGCGATGAAAAAAGACCCGGCTATTCTACATGTCGCATTTAGTCACGATGGCGAGAAGGTTTTGATCGGAGAAGCAAAGATCATCCGCTTTTGGGACACGAATACTCGCAACGATGCTCCCGCAATCTTATACACCCATCCTTTGAGTCAAACGTCAATCGATATCGATCCCGCAGGCAATCGCCTCGCTGCGTCGTTTGCCGATCCTTTAGACCGAAAGGCCAAGTCGATTGTTTGGGATCTGAATCGTGGTGTGCCAATTTATCAAGCGAATGTCCCTCAGCACGACAGCCTCTACCTGAGTCCAGATGGCACCAGAATGTTGCTCTCATCGGAGCATCTCGTGAACATCGATACCTCGACTGTAGTCGAAGCACATCAAGGACTTACCTCAGATTGGCATCAGAACATCTCTCCGTTTTCGCCATCCGGGATGCAGATCGTCTGCTCAAAGGCCAACAATAACGGCTATGCGCCAGCCAAAGAGAGGGCTGCGATTGACGCTTGGACTGGAGAATACCAAAGCGGATGGTGGTTCGATCATCTCGGAGAAATCAGCAACAAAAACCGATTCAGTCATTGCCACGCATTACTGGCGAACCGAATGGCAATTTCAATGAATGGCGTTTCGATCACGGTCGTCGACACAGAAACTCAGCAACTCATCCGCTCCATTTCAGCACAAGATACAGCCGACGAAGGTGTCGGCGGATTTGTTGGAATGGCTCTTTCTCCTGACGGAAAGTATTTGGCAGCCGGGGCGAGCGGTACGGTCTTGCTTTACGATCTTTCAACCGGCGAGCGTATTCCGCTTGAGCATAAAAAAAGCCAGAAGAATGATCGCACGCGAACCGATATGCGTGACGCATTTCTACGCAGAGTTCGCACTCTGCAGTTTAGCAGCGATGGCAGCAAGCTGCTGGCTCGATCGATGTCGTTGCAGAGCGATACCCCTAGACCGCTCGGAGCCGTGATCTGGGATCTTGAGACCAAAAAGCAACTTTTTCGAACCATCGAAGGGCGTGAACGTAGTCAGCTCGTCCGTGGCGGGTTGAGTCAAGATGGAAACAAGGTGCTTTTCGCTGCCCCCGAGGATGCTGACTTCACCGCGGGGGTCTGGGATCTCAAGGGCAAAGAGTTGTTGGTGAAAGTTCCTGAGACCTCAACACGTGTCTGCATGAATTCGCAAGGGACGAAACTGATTTGTGGACAGGCCGATGGCAGTGTCAAAATTTATGACATTCTTTCAGGTGAAGAACTGATTCGACTTTTCGTGTTTGAAGATGGCTGGGTTGCAGTGACTCCGCAAGGGTATTTTGATGGTTCCCCAGCTGGTCGAGAGCAGGTTTACTTTCAGCTTGAAGGCTCGGTCACCGCGCTGCCGCTGGAGCGTTTCTTCTCCAAATTTTATTACCCCGGATTGTTAGGAGCTGTCTGGAACGGGGAACGTCCAATCTCGGATGGAATTGCTCCCAAAACAAAGGCCCCGCAAATTCAAATTCTGGCCAGCAATTCACAAGACGATCCAGCCAATGCCACCGTTGATATTGCTGTGACCGATCTCGGTGGAGGCGTTTCGATTCCGTGGATCACTCAAAACGGCGTCAGGATCAGCGATGGTAAAAAAATCTCTGGTGATGCCAAGTCAGAAGTCTGGCGGTTTACTGCCTCTTTGGTTCCAGGGAGGAACATGATTGAAGCACATTGCACATCCGCGAACGGATTGATTGTCAGTGAACCAGCTAAGACATCACTGGAATTTCAAGGCCGAGTTGGTAAGCCTGATCTCTATGTGGTCAGCATTGGGGTCAATAAATACCGCGATGATTCGGGAGTTTCGCCACTCGACTTCTGTGTCTCCGATGCCAAAGCGATCAGCGAGCTCTTTCAAACCCGGACAGAGGGGATTTATGAGAAAATTCATGTCACCGAGCTACTTGATGAAGAAGCAACTCGAGCGAACATCCTCAATGCATTGGGGCAACTTTCTGTTCGCTGTCGTCCGCAAGATACGCTGGTCGTTTACGTCGCCTCGCATGGCCTGACTGTCGGTCAGCGTTTTTTCATTTTGCCTCAAGAATTCCGGTTGCCAGCGAGCGAGCCCACTCAAGAATCGACGACCTCCAATGAAACGACAGCTGTCGCTTTACGAGGAACGACTGAGCGACAACGTACAGACATGGTCCGTCAGCAAGGTTTAGCGGTTGACCAAATTACTGATCAGTTAGCACAAATTCCGACGCTGAGGCGAGTGCTGATTTTTGATACTTGTCAGTCCGGAGGGGCGACGCAATTGATCGGTCAACAGCGGAACCCTTTTGGTTTCCGCGGCGCAGTCGAACGGTCCGGGCAAGGTGTCTTTGTGATCGCAGCGACATCCGCAGATGAGCTTGCAGCAGAGTCGAAAGAACTTGGGCATAGCCTGCTGACTTATGCATTACTCGAATCCGTGGGAGCTGCGGATTCGCGAGTTCAGAGTCAAGCAACTGGCCAGCCGGTGAATGTCGATTCATGGTTTAAATCAGCAGCGAAAAGGGTCCCCGGGTTGTATGAGAAATACATTGGGCGACCTCAACAAATTGAAATATCCGGCAGTGCAATTGGATTTCCAATTCTTGTGAATTGAGCGGGAGAGTGTGATCATGGAACGTCTCTATAAAGGAGTTTGTCCCAAATGCGGGCGAAAATACAGTAGAACTTCGAAACCGAAATCCGCAATTTTTGCGTGCAAAAAATGTGGACACGATGTGCAAGTCAAAGTCGTGAAAGCATCACGGTCTTCTGGTTCATCCAGCGAACACAAAAAACGTAAAGAGAAAGCAAAGCCGAAAGAACTCTCGAGCAGTGAGAAGTGGGCGCAGGAGCAAGCGGCGGCCCGAGCCTTGATGCTCAAGGTGGCTTCTGGAATCCTTGTCGTTTGTCTGATGATCGTCGCAGGAGTCGTGGTCTCATTCAAAAGGTCGGCCGCAGAGGCGAAACGGCAGGAGGCCATTGCGAATCTTGCGAAAGGGGAAGGAAACGACTCCACTTCAATTCCTCTTTTACTTGAGGCGATTGAAAATGCATCGCAAGATGCAAAAAGTGGTGCCGTTGCTTCATTCGAAAAAATGGGGGCAAGTGCCTCCGAAGCGGTTCCGCAACTCATCAAGCTGCTCGATCATGAATCCGAATCTGTGAAGGTCTACACGCTCCGTGCTTTAGCAGGAATCGGAGAGTCTGCGAAATCAGCAGCCAAATCGGTCGAGAAAACCTTGCTTGATTCGAAGTCCACGAGAGTCAAAACTGCCGCGATCAATGCTCTGCGAATGTGGCAAACTCCTGAGCAAATGATCCCTTTGCTGATTCCACTGGTTGGATCATCAGACCGTTCTCTTCAGGAGG from Thalassoglobus polymorphus includes the following:
- a CDS encoding MJ0042-type zinc finger domain-containing protein, whose protein sequence is MKIEFQCDHCGRQYRVTENMNGKRIRCKECKHSILVGKEASSEGKQQQQQQQQQKDSSSGSLIFRFLVAVCVLMFVGVSYTIWHLETEKQKLAEAEQQKQDEIQQTPSNSDGTIAATDDSTEVQDSIDASNPALPVIETADAIPEPELQRLEEINRVKPVPVDWQEILATVNAPDFDRFGKQLATTEAVVEVTCPPDTTIQIGSLVTHDSASMTIPNLAPRAISKRTLKVKFADGATASRDVYVQAGRVTRLSVSPADSQRPQSIAAAKKHSSKIEHVEYSSDGTALLTKSHQEVILWDVSSGHQMWTYIPPKDSHASFQIATFTADGESVVTKEKRYLGPLPPDQQSKKTRGRGPAAIRRQLVHRLTRWSLESGESLESKEISGVSERKVQIKNELALMKQMADMLRGKQSSNHFPVNDSLRIAGGKLFGWRPRVGAGDPYSLIDLGTGEAVVDVPITREMETHRWGPWFLSSQADKLLLGLDYQSRDEECALFELNGETEPQNISKDRDDLTAALFAPDGSWLVMTEEDATRIIDATTYQQKHLLLGDYSIQHLTGSPVTMAVSGDSQYLAASVKWTTYRSRVSTDSHAAIFIWAPKQGELVRRIDLPGETSLLTFSPDNSQLCAVTGEKIILIPLESAGERINAIVLEEDLLPESQVVFDSDEKSYQVLGALADSDHPELCEGITVQGAKGARGDRYDPIFHRLVKGKIEAEKQEGEVTSISASPDGKWIVTGLSQNSQYSSGGQPLAVVYDRRTLRKHRQLKIGIGANQRYTKTRFTKSGLLMTATTADDQVHFSVWDPGTGKQLRKSVCVQKGFWISKTAISPDGRFVAASCGPVAILWDASSGQELARFPAAMKKDPAILHVAFSHDGEKVLIGEAKIIRFWDTNTRNDAPAILYTHPLSQTSIDIDPAGNRLAASFADPLDRKAKSIVWDLNRGVPIYQANVPQHDSLYLSPDGTRMLLSSEHLVNIDTSTVVEAHQGLTSDWHQNISPFSPSGMQIVCSKANNNGYAPAKERAAIDAWTGEYQSGWWFDHLGEISNKNRFSHCHALLANRMAISMNGVSITVVDTETQQLIRSISAQDTADEGVGGFVGMALSPDGKYLAAGASGTVLLYDLSTGERIPLEHKKSQKNDRTRTDMRDAFLRRVRTLQFSSDGSKLLARSMSLQSDTPRPLGAVIWDLETKKQLFRTIEGRERSQLVRGGLSQDGNKVLFAAPEDADFTAGVWDLKGKELLVKVPETSTRVCMNSQGTKLICGQADGSVKIYDILSGEELIRLFVFEDGWVAVTPQGYFDGSPAGREQVYFQLEGSVTALPLERFFSKFYYPGLLGAVWNGERPISDGIAPKTKAPQIQILASNSQDDPANATVDIAVTDLGGGVSIPWITQNGVRISDGKKISGDAKSEVWRFTASLVPGRNMIEAHCTSANGLIVSEPAKTSLEFQGRVGKPDLYVVSIGVNKYRDDSGVSPLDFCVSDAKAISELFQTRTEGIYEKIHVTELLDEEATRANILNALGQLSVRCRPQDTLVVYVASHGLTVGQRFFILPQEFRLPASEPTQESTTSNETTAVALRGTTERQRTDMVRQQGLAVDQITDQLAQIPTLRRVLIFDTCQSGGATQLIGQQRNPFGFRGAVERSGQGVFVIAATSADELAAESKELGHSLLTYALLESVGAADSRVQSQATGQPVNVDSWFKSAAKRVPGLYEKYIGRPQQIEISGSAIGFPILVN